From Streptomyces sp. 6-11-2, one genomic window encodes:
- a CDS encoding SPFH domain-containing protein yields the protein MFGYRVPAPDEAMLISGGRRGLGGAPFRVVTGHGKFVLPVFRKVRFLTLSMCESEVVETCVTRQGIALHVRAVIAFKVGNDTESIINAGQRFLSDQDQMSVLTGRIFAGHLRAIIGSMTVEEIVTERQKLAAEVLDTSKTEMAKIGLIVDSLQIQSIDDGDTGYIDAMSAPHKAAIRRQAQIAQAQANQAAAQAEQEAARQQAEYARQTAVVKAEYSAEVDRAQARAAQAGPLAQAHARQEVLDAQTELAQRQARLRQQELVAEIVKPAEAEAERVRVLAAAEAQRMKIQAEAAASFDRVALDRMLIDQLPLIVKEAAGGLSGANVNVLNGADGLGEIAAGLVAQGLTILDSVRQNLNGHGDRNSGGARPEEGDGRLALRGPSAPRPDTEEAEPREGTADGERPDPRTR from the coding sequence ATGTTCGGTTACCGCGTTCCCGCCCCCGACGAGGCGATGCTGATCTCCGGAGGCAGGCGAGGACTGGGCGGCGCGCCGTTCCGGGTGGTGACGGGCCACGGCAAGTTCGTGCTCCCCGTCTTCCGCAAGGTCCGCTTCCTCACCCTGTCCATGTGCGAGTCCGAGGTCGTCGAGACCTGTGTCACCAGGCAGGGCATCGCGCTGCACGTGCGTGCCGTCATCGCCTTCAAGGTCGGCAACGACACCGAGAGCATCATCAACGCGGGCCAGCGGTTCCTCTCCGACCAGGACCAGATGTCGGTCCTGACCGGCCGGATCTTCGCCGGCCACCTGCGGGCCATCATCGGCTCGATGACGGTCGAGGAGATCGTCACCGAACGGCAGAAGCTCGCCGCCGAGGTGCTGGACACCTCGAAGACCGAGATGGCGAAGATCGGCCTGATCGTGGACTCGCTGCAGATCCAGTCGATCGACGACGGGGACACCGGCTACATCGACGCGATGTCCGCGCCGCACAAGGCGGCCATCCGGCGGCAGGCCCAGATCGCCCAGGCCCAGGCCAACCAGGCCGCCGCCCAGGCGGAGCAGGAGGCGGCGCGCCAGCAGGCCGAGTACGCCCGGCAGACCGCGGTGGTGAAGGCGGAGTACTCGGCCGAGGTGGACCGCGCCCAGGCTCGGGCGGCCCAGGCCGGCCCGCTGGCGCAGGCACACGCCCGGCAGGAGGTGCTCGACGCCCAGACCGAACTCGCTCAGCGGCAGGCCAGGCTGCGCCAGCAGGAGCTGGTGGCCGAGATCGTGAAGCCCGCCGAGGCCGAGGCCGAACGCGTCAGGGTCCTCGCCGCCGCCGAGGCGCAGCGGATGAAGATCCAGGCCGAGGCCGCGGCGTCGTTCGACCGTGTCGCCCTGGACCGGATGCTCATCGACCAGCTGCCGCTGATCGTGAAGGAGGCGGCGGGCGGCCTCTCCGGGGCCAACGTCAACGTCCTGAACGGTGCCGACGGGCTCGGCGAGATCGCGGCCGGTCTGGTCGCCCAGGGTCTGACGATCCTGGACTCGGTCCGGCAGAACCTGAACGGCCACGGCGACCGGAACTCCGGCGGCGCCCGGCCGGAGGAGGGCGACGGCCGGCTCGCGCTGAGGGGCCCGAGCGCGCCGCGGCCGGACACCGAGGAAGCCGAGCCGCGCGAGGGCACGGCCGACGGGGAACGGCCGGACCCCCGAACCCGCTGA